CTGGGCGGTCTTGAGGTCGGTTTCGAGTCCGGTAATCAAGCCGCTAGCGTGTTCCGCCTGCTCCTTGAGTTCCTTGTTGGCGGTAGTGAGCGTCTCATTTTCCTTGAGCGCTTCATCGAGGAGTCCCTTCGCGTCGGAGAGCTGCGATTCGAGATCACGCTTCTCGGCGATGGCGGCATCGAGTTGTTCGTCGAGCGTCTGCATTTGCCGGTGGCTCCCGTGTCAACCAAGGTGTCGGAACCGGATGCGCCGTTCGACTTTTGCACGGGTGTCGGCAAGTCCGGAAACCAATCCGTGACCAAGAGCGGAGCCTGCCGGGAAGTGCTGACCTTCCATCGCGCCATCGGCCACCTGACGACGGGAACGAACCGCATCCTTGAACTGTGTCCATGTTTCCTCCACGCCCTGCTGGAGCCAAGCCCGTTGGTCTTCGGTCAGGCTTGTTCCCGGCATACCTGCGCCCTTAAATTTGCCAGCGGCGAAGACCTCGATCTTCACACCGGCCTTGGCGTATGCCTCGGTGCGGTCGACGACAGGAAGAAGCACGCCGATGGAGCCGATGCGAGCGCTCGGTGCGGCGTAGAGGACATCGGCCTGGCATCCGACCCAATAGGCGGCCGAGCACATCATGCCTGCACTGAAGGCATAGACCGGCTTGCGGGTGGCGGCATTCCTTACAGCGGTTGCGAGTTCCGGGGTGCCATTGATCGATCCGCCTGGTGAGTCGATGTCCAGCAGGATCGCTCCCACAGAGCGGTCTCCAGCGGCAAGTTCGACGGCGTTCCTGACCCTCTCAGTATCTGTCGCTCCGAAGAGTCTCGCGATTGGGTCCGGGCGACGCAGCATCACGCCTTGCAGGGGAATGACTGCAAGGCCGGCGTCCGCTTCCACCTTGGCCTCATTCTGTTCACTGACCTCGGAGCCTGTCCCCGATGTGGACGAGGTAGCAACTAGGTCGGCCAAGGAAGCATGAGCTTCAGCTGTGATGAGCCATGGGTGGTGGTGGAGAAGTTCGGGCAGTGACGCGTTCACGCCGGGGGTTGCGGTGTCAATGAGTCCAGCCCGCCAGAGGGCCGGTAAAGTAGTTCCAGAGGAACCTCGTATTTCTCGGCGAGGGCGAGAAGTGCTTTTGCATTCTGGGCGCGAATCTCCATTTCCTCGGAGAAGTCCATCCCGAGTTCCGCAAAGTGCTCGGCCAATGTCTTGAGGCCCATCTCCACGTCCGCGCGGTTCTGTTGGGCCTCGCGTCCGGCATCGACTGTGATACGCCTTGGCGTGGTGAACGTCACGCGGGTCCAGTCCTCGATGGCAGGAAGCTTGCCAGCGCGAATCGCATGTCCGATTACGAACAGCCAGCTCGGTCGAACCATTCGCTCGATCAACACGGTCTGGCGTCGTGAGAATCTCCGGTCAGCCTTTGCGACCACGAGTCTCACCCCGGCACCTCCGACCTTGGACGAGTCTGCCGCAAATTCGAACGGGATCATGCCGAGTGCCGAGTCTCGTCGGAGATGTTCCAGAAAGCCGGTGAACGTGGGGGAAGGGCGGTTGCTTTGGAAGCTCTCCAAATCCTCTTCTGGATTCAGCCGAACCATCTTTCCGCCGATGATCTGCTGAAGCGTGGTCGGGTCGCTCGGTTCACTGGTGGCGGTTGCTCCCTGAATCTGGAAATCGCCGGTATCTTCACTATCACTCCGGTTTGTTTTGAGGACTCGGGACACATCCGCATTGTCTTTTACCGCGTGCTTTTCCAGAGCCAACAGTTCCATCTCATCGAGCAGGTGGTTGATCGAGTGTTGCAAAGTTGGAGCGCCCCGAACCTGACTTGGTGCGTCAGGCTCGAATACATGGAGAACGAGTGCGGCCTCCATGTCATCGAATCCACCATCGTCATCCAGCAAGCGATAGGCAACTGGTCGCCCTACGGAATCGAGCCTAACACCG
The sequence above is drawn from the Akkermansiaceae bacterium genome and encodes:
- a CDS encoding S49 family peptidase, whose amino-acid sequence is MNASLPELLHHHPWLITAEAHASLADLVATSSTSGTGSEVSEQNEAKVEADAGLAVIPLQGVMLRRPDPIARLFGATDTERVRNAVELAAGDRSVGAILLDIDSPGGSINGTPELATAVRNAATRKPVYAFSAGMMCSAAYWVGCQADVLYAAPSARIGSIGVLLPVVDRTEAYAKAGVKIEVFAAGKFKGAGMPGTSLTEDQRAWLQQGVEETWTQFKDAVRSRRQVADGAMEGQHFPAGSALGHGLVSGLADTRAKVERRIRFRHLG
- a CDS encoding phage portal protein; amino-acid sequence: MNILQRIAVRLLFGTGPYEAANTSSRRGSIPGAAPQDAKFDLTASVRSELVRRSRYLVKNSGFFRELVGNMALYAVGDGIRPQALTPDQEWNRAAEEYFQRWARRADITGRFSFSECQHLACRALDTDGEIFIHRVLDDSELPKLQLIEAHRIGDDGEDKTIDGVRLDSVGRPVAYRLLDDDGGFDDMEAALVLHVFEPDAPSQVRGAPTLQHSINHLLDEMELLALEKHAVKDNADVSRVLKTNRSDSEDTGDFQIQGATATSEPSDPTTLQQIIGGKMVRLNPEEDLESFQSNRPSPTFTGFLEHLRRDSALGMIPFEFAADSSKVGGAGVRLVVAKADRRFSRRQTVLIERMVRPSWLFVIGHAIRAGKLPAIEDWTRVTFTTPRRITVDAGREAQQNRADVEMGLKTLAEHFAELGMDFSEEMEIRAQNAKALLALAEKYEVPLELLYRPSGGLDSLTPQPPA